Genomic segment of Engystomops pustulosus chromosome 8, aEngPut4.maternal, whole genome shotgun sequence:
gtgcactgggggtgtgtcctcacacttctgtgctctgtgctctctgcagccagtgttggataTTGGCTCATGAGAGATGTGATTATACCATACAAAGTTTATAACAAAGTTGTAGAACTTTCCATCACGCAGGAATTCTGTTCTTCTCTAGTCACATCTCAAGCAGCTGCATTTCTGATTGGCTGCTGGGATGCGAGGGAACTAATGACTTTCTTTCCGCGCTCAGTGCATTCAGTGTTCGGATTTCCTGGGCCTCCTGCCAAGCAGCTGCCGAGACATCCTCACTATTCCCCCTGCGAAATGGACAAATGAAATTCCACGGTCCTACAGACAAATCCGTCCACCAGAGTCTTCTTGTATCTTATTCTCCGGTTGTGGTTGAGTAACAGGCGGAGGGGGTGGGGTGACGTCTCACGCTTCCATATATTAGTGTCGAAGTTCTACCTGTGCAGGTGTCCGTCTGTAAAAATTAAAGCTCAaaccactttttaatttttatatgcgCTTAATGAGGACCTTTCATCACATTGCACATGTGGAGATAAGATATTatcctgtaggggctgctacacagatgcaGGGGTAcattgaattttccttctagcccccaacTTTGCAGACATATCATTCCCGGTTTCtcaccattgtaatctgtgttgtgtcagagaggaggagctggaggcgtgtgttatgctaatcatctctcatactgtccaatcagtggcaggcaatgaATAGTAGTGAGCTGTATTTTTTTACTATGTTCaaacgttgcgctttggttgcgtttttattgcattttaaggcAGCGGTCTTACGTACccctaggcgtccgttcataacgcgacgctagcgcacagggggaggtcctcagcccgaacagagaaacgcatgccatcggcttaacaatcgcatgcgcttccctggaaacgcatgtgcgttcgggccgaggacctccccctgtgcgctagcgtcgtgttatgactgacgcctagcggtacgtgtgaccacggcctaaaatgcattacaacaggtgatttgcctaattacactactgttaacatttacaaaacacattgtaaacataTGTTAACATggcattaacaaatgtaaatggtaatgtaacattgtgattatgtaaacgcgaagtcaacagaatattagtgaAATTAGTGAACACAGCCAAGGGCGCGGTCACATGCTCCGCTAGCAGttcgttcataacgcaacgccaGCGCACAGGCGGTGGGCCCCGGCctgattgcatatgcatttccagagatacgcatgcgatcgggttatatTGCATTTACACAATCACAATGTTTCGAAATTGCGTGGACGTTCTGTTTACATCACAAGTTGTGAGAGCAAATGCAATGTTCCCACAAACGCAAGGTTAATGCAAACATAAATTGTAAAAGTTTACATGGCGTTTACACTAACATCGCGTTTATGTCGCATTTTCGTTTTAAATGGCGTTtaaatttaaaggttttttttccatttcagcaaTTAAATGTTTGcttttataatgaaaagttacgCAACTTTTAAATATACTTCTGTATCAGTTCccaatggttttctagatctctgcttgctgtcatttgtttacttccagtggatagaaatcagaccctggtcacacaggtgtaaggatcgttatatcacacggctccgaTTACTccttgtgatactaacgagccgtgcacctgtgtgaccagggtcagatatCCGTTAACTGggagtaaacatggaagcttttcatagcaggacagcaagcagagatctagaaaaaatgaGGAATTGATAAGTCTTTTTAAAAATTGCTTAACtttccaatacgtcccccatgacggcccacttggaggatgccccttgacctctgtagggacaggaagcagagaggttaaaagcctcccacccgcatcctcccgccagtgtcttcctgtccctacaggggataggtcagagaggctcctctcctcctaaggggggggggaCGCATGTTCTTTTTTAGAGAAAAAAACTTACCGGGGTTACGCCGGCCTATTGCAGGTCGTAGTTCCCCTCCGGATCGGGTCCGCGGCCGGGTCTTCCCTCCCTGGTCCCTCGATGATCCGGACAGCGGCCTCTCCAGCAGCCGAATGGGGCCTACGCGAGGCCGCGCGAAAAGCTCCGTTCCCAAGAGTTCTTTGcggccgatgacgacttccggccgcgaccggaTTTGACGTCAGACGCGCCTCGGAGCGAacgagcgcagcagcgccaccagctagggggatgggctccccgttAAGGTATAAAAATTGAGCTCTATCAGAGAAATGGTGTCTGTTTTGGAGCATATATCGTTTGGTGGCCTGGCCGTCCCAGACATCTTTTTgacatggctgatgaggcagacttgggcctactccaccctcctggttacgtaagtggtgctgtatggcatgttctaGTAGTGTATCATATTAGAACTCCAAGTTAGTTATTCCTTACCTTTCTCCCTTAGGATAAGGATCAAGGGACTAAGGGGAAAGGAAAAGAGGACAGATCTGAAAAATCTGAAAAAGCTAGCAAACCTGCTAAGAGCAGAAGTACTGCTAAGAAATGCAATATGTGTTTTCGCACTATGCCCGAGGCTTACCAGAAGCCCATTTGTAAAACCTGTATAGAAGAGTTTATGCGCGAGGAAAAAACTTCATTTATGGATGAACTAAAATCCTTTATTGAGGAGAAAGTAGTGGCTTCAGTGGCTTCGGCAACACAGAAGgaaccccctccaaaaaaaccAAGATTAGCGGACATCTCCTCCTCTGAGGAGGAAAATTATGATTCTGAAGTCCCTTCCTACTCCTTGGTGGACACAGAAGAAATCGATTCCCAGGATGTAGGTCAAAAGACTGACCCACGTCACCTCTTTCAGTTGGATGAGTTAGATAATCTACTGAAGGCCATTCGCGAAACTCTAGACATCGAAGAGGAAGTCCCCTGCACATCTAGAGAGGACGAATTGTTTGGAGGACTGAGAGCCAAAAAACAACGCGTTTTCCCAGTTAACGATACACTTTTGGGGTTAATTACAGAAGAATGGAAGGACCCAGAGAAGAAGATCACAACTTCCAAGGGGTTTAGACGACGTCTACTCTTTGATCAGGAAGTCTCCAAAGTTTGGGACTCTGTTCCTAAAATGGATGTGCAGGTGACAAAGGTTGTCAAGAAAACAGACTTGCCGTTTGAAGACTCGGCGCAACTCAAAGACCCTATGGACCGAAAGGCAGATGCCCTTCTTAAAAAGGCCTGGGAAACATCCATGACAAGCCTAAAGTCAAATCTATCGGCTACCTCAGTTGCCAGAACCCTCTTCTTCTGGTTAAACCAATTGGAATCCCACATCAGAGAAGGCACCCCTAGAGCTTCTCTGTTAGGAAGTATTCCTCTTCTTAAATCTGCCACTGCCTTTCTAGCTGATGCTTCAGCTGAAGGCGTCCGTTTTGCGGCCAAAGAAGGGGCTCTAACAAATGCCACAAGGAGAGCCTTGTGGTTAAAACAATGGGGCGGTGACATTCGTTCTAAAACGAAGCTATGCAGCATCCCGTTTACTGGAGATTTCGTCTTCGGTCCAGAGTTGGACGCCATATTAGAAAGAGCCTCTGATAAGAAGAAGGGGTTTCCGGAGAACAAAGCACCTTCCAAGAAACCTTCATTTCGTCCCTTCAGGAACACCAAGGAGACCTTTCGGGGCAAAGGTAAACAGGGTCGCTGGAGTTACCCTAAAGGCGGCAGAGGTCGGGGGTTTCTATTCTCAAATTCCCCTGACAACTCCGGAGGGAAGAGAcagtgacgccagagtgggggggcgtcttctaGGGTTTGTCAACCAATGGTCTTGTATTACCTCAAACCCTTGGGTCCTGAATATTATCAACTCGGGATACAGGATAGAATTCAGTACCCCCCCACCATCAAGATTTATGCCTCCCTTATTATCTACCTCTTCCTCTACCCATTCTCTCATCTGGCAGgaagtctcatctctccttctcgCAGGAGTGATCTCCCGGGTCCCTCAAGATCAAGAAAAGACGGGCTTCTATTCTTCCCTCTTCCTGGTCAAAAAACCAAACGGGTCAAACCGGATGATAATAAACTTAAAGGCCTTGAACAAGTTCATCACTTACAGACGTTTCCacatggaatcggtaagatctGCGACCCAAATCATTTACACAGGTTACTGCATGTGCACAATAGATCTGCAAGACGCCTATTATCACGTCCCAATTCACCCATCATCTCAAAAATTCTTAAGATTTTCTGTCCTCTCTCCAGAGGGTTCTGTCCTACACTTTCAGTTTCGGGCTCTCCCCTTTGGGATTTCATCAGCTCCAAGAGTGTTTAcaaagatcatggtggaggtggttgcTTTTCTGAGACTTCAAGGAGTATCTATCATTCCTTATTTAGACGACCTGCTGATTGTGGGAAAAGACAGTCCAGATCTCATTATAGCAAGAGATCTTACGATACACAAGCTTTCAGAGTTGGGATGGTTAATAAACACCCCAAAGTCAGATCTTTCTCCCTCCACCCTCAAGAAATTCCTTGGGGTAATGTTAGATTCCACTCATCTGATGTCCTTTCTTCCTCAGGGGAAAGCGGAAGATCTGAGACAACACGTTCGCTCCTTCAGAATGAAGATTTCTATATCAATCCGAGGAGCCATGAAGATCTTGGGACTCCTTACAGCCTGTCTCCCATCAGTGGCCTGGAGTCAAAATCATTCTCGCATCCTACAGAATTGGATTCTGAGCAGTTGGGATCGAAGACCCTCAGGTTTggacaagaaggtcatcatcccaTCCTCAGTAAAAAGAAGTTTACAGTGGTGGTTACAGAGGAAGAACCTGGAGAACGGGGTCCACTGGCACTGTCTTCCACGTCTCACAATTGCGACCGACGCAAGCAGTGTGGGCTGGGGAGCGGTCTTCCCTTCCCATTACGcccaaggtctatggacgccttcCCAATCCCGGAAGCCATCAAACTATCGAGAGCTACGGGCCATCTGGGAAGCCCTAAGGCTAAATACACCTCTCCTGAAAAACAACCATGTACACATTTTATCAGACAACACCACAGCGGTGTCTTACTTAAGAAGACAGGGGGGGACAAGATCGACAACTCTTTCCACCTTAACACATACGATCTTCTCCTGGGCAGAGGAGAACGTGCTCTCCCTCTCCGCAACTCACCTGAGAGGAGTTCTAAACAAGGAGGCAGACTACCTCAGCAGGGAACAAATTTCTCCCAACGAATGGAGCATCAATCCAGAGGTCTTCACCCATTTGACAAGTCTGTGGGGAATTCCTCAAATCGATCTCTTCGCCACAAAGAAGAATACGGTATGCCATCGATACTACACTCTGGAGGCAGGAGCACCGAAGGATCGACTGGATGCTTTCAGCCACCGATGGGTCGAACCTCTTTCCtatgcctttccccctattcccttagTGGCAAGGGTCCTCAGAAAAATCCTTACGGACCAGGCAAGGGTGATACTGATCTGTCCAAATTGGCCAAAGAAGAACTGGTATCCTCTGTTGACATCCCTGACCCAGCAGCAACCAGTGATACTACCCTCACGGAGAGACCTGTTACACCAGGGACCGATTCTACATCCCGACCCTGGACGGCTTCAGCTAACAgcttggatcctgagtccgaATTCCTGACATCGCGGGGTCTTTCAATGGCTGTAGTAACAACTCTTAAGGCAAGTAGGAAGAAGGTTACGTTCGCAATTTAtcataaaatttggaaaaaatttgtaaCATTTTGTGGAGATAATCCTCCATCTCAATCTAACCCCAATATCTTACAGATTTTGGACTTTCTACAGAAAGGCCTGGAACAGGGCCTTTCTACTAGCACCTTAAAGGTCCAGGTCTCGGCTCTTGGCGCCTTCTGCGATCGTCCACTGGcggagcacaggtgggtcaaaaggtttatcctagcctcctccagaatcagacccCAGATTCTCAGGAGAGTTCCTACATGGGACCTAAAACTGGTTCTAGACGCACTTTCCAGACCACCATTTGAACCTCTGGATAGCGCCAACATAAAGAACTTAACGTTAAAAACTACCCTTCTTGTTGCTGTCACTACAGCTAGAAGATTGGGTGAAATTCAGGCTATTTCAATCAAAGAGCCTTATATGCGAGTTTTGTCTGATCGTATAATTCTTACTTTAGATCCAGGCTTCATTCCCAAGGTGACATCCAGATTTCACAGAGCTCAAGAAATCACACTACCATCTTTTTGCGAAAACCCCTCCACTAGTAGGGAAGCTTCGTGGCACCTTCTAGACGTAAGAAGAATTGTACTAGCTTATATAAAAGCTACGGAGTCCTGGCGTTTAGACAATAACTtgtttattcaattccagggAAAAAACAAAGGGAGAAAGGCCTCAAAGACATCAATAGCAAGATGGCTAAAGTTAGCTATCTCCACCTGTTATACGCAACAAGGGAAGGAGACCCCAACGGacctaaaagcccattccaccagggctatgtccacttcCTGGGCTGAAAAAAGAGGTGCATCATTAGAGCAGATTTGCAAGGCCGCTACCTGGGCCTCATCATCCACCTTCataaaacactacagactggattTGCCTTGTTCTCAAGATCTTTCCTTTGGCAGGAAAGTTCTACAAGCTGTCATCCCACCCTAAAAATTTCTACTTAtctggtagatctccaagtgggccgtcatgggggacgtattggaaatatagaattagactcaccggtaattcactttccatctagtcctccatgacggcctatatatattccctccctgacttattctgtatgtatgtgaatgtttaacatacaaaataaaattttgttgtaccttccaccggtgtagttatttggtagacactggcgggaggatgcgggtgggaggcttttaacctctctgcttcctgtccctacagaggtcaaggggcatcctccaagtgggccgtcatggaggactagatggaaagtgaattaccggtgagtctaattctatatttttattataaaaataacattcatttgctgaaatgagattACCCCTTTAATTTCCGCTTATGTGATGTTTTGTTGCATTTGTGTCACACTAACGCTTGCTCGGCGTTTGCGCTACACTTGACAcaacgtgtgaatgtgccctttggCCTGTGTTTGaaactcattacaacagctgaggagaggtgacatgcctaattacattactattaaacgtaatgcaatgttaacacgtgttaatattttgttaacaaacgtaaacagtaatgtaattgggcatatCACCTCTCATCAGATATTGTAATcggtttcaaacgcaatgaaaacgcaacatgtgaacgcgtccTCACGTTGAGGCCCCCacacgtttttgaaaacgcatcagtttttgacaggttttactaattatcttaattaaaactggtcaagaaCGGGTgcttttttttaacgcatgcgtttttggacagactgtttaaaaacggaccaataatgccatgtgtggcatcatccttACGCGTCCTCTCGTGCAATATTTTGGAGACATTTTGCAAgttttgtttataaaaaaaaaaaaaagttgcaatatcACTAAAGATTTTATTCCCTGTATGGAACGGACTCGTCTGAGCAGCAGAAAAGACAAAAGCACAAAACTGCATCTTCTGTTGTGTCCGGAGGAGCCTTACACCTGCACCCCCCAGTTATAACTGCAGTATgggagcgcctcctggtggacagTACAGTGAAGGGCATCCTGGAGAAGTTTTGGGGTGCATTTTTATGCAGGGTGACCTTCATTCTTTTTGTGGGTGTCATTATGTGGCAACTTAATGGGCACTTTAAATTTTTGATTCTGTAATTCCAAataagcaaatttaaaaaatattttaggcTTGGGAGGGTGGGGCATTTGATGGctgttattttatttataattttaaatGAATTTCTATtgatttaattaaatttttttttttttttttgggcaacTAGACCATGTGATTTCTGATACTGGTCACTAATTGGCCGCAGCatcaaaggggttaaatacttgTGCTTAATAATGCAAACTGCTCACAATCCCACTCCATTCACAGCAAAAGCACATCCGAGAATATGGCCGAATCTTCAAGTCACACTTTGGTCCTCAGTTTGTGGTATCGATTGCTGACAGAGACATGGTGGCTCAGGTTCTCCGAGCTGAGAGAGACGCCCCACAGAGAGCCAACATGGAGTCCTGGCAGGAATACCGGGATCTGAGAGGACGATCAACAGGACTCATATCAGCGTAAGTAATtcttgtatacaggagatccccaggttataccggctgtacatatatcattatacacaggagatccccaggttataccggctgtacatatatcattatatacaggagatccccaggttataccggctgtacatatatcattatatacaggagatccccaggttataccagctgtacatatatcattatatacaggagatccccaggttataccggcatgCTcacgtatcattatatacaggagatccccaggttataccggcatgCTCACGTATCATTATattcccaggttatagcggcatgctcactcactatatacagatctgtGTTGTCTCTTGCAGGGAGGGTAAGAAGTGGCTCTCTATGCGCAGTGTTCTTCGTCAGAAGATCCTGAAGCCTCGCGATGTGTTTGTATTTTCTGGGGGGGTGAATGAAGTCGTTGAGGACTTGATAAAGAGAATAAATTATCTCCGATCTCAGGAAGATGATGGAGAAACTGTGACCAACGTCAATGACCTCTACTTTAAATACTCCATGGAAGGTCAGTCCTCGTCTATGACCTTGTCCGTCCTTCATGTCTTGATATTTGTTTGACGTTTTTTGACGCCTCTTCCTTTGTGTCCAGCGGTGGCCACCATCCTGTATGAGTGTCGGCTCGGCTGCCTGAACCAGCGCGTCCCCCAGCAGACCCTGGAGTACATCGAGGCCCTGGAGCTTATGTTCAGCATGTTCAAGACCACCATGTATGCGGGGGCCATCCCAAAGTGGCTGCGGCCATTCATCCCCAAGCCATGGGAGGAGTTCTGCCGCTCATGGGACGGACTCTTCAAATTTAGTAAGAATGGAAATGTCCTATCAGGAATTCTGGGACAATTATGGGGTTCTTCTGATATGTTTGTAATATTTTGGGATGTTCAGGTCAGATCCATGTGGACGACAAGCTGAAGGAGATCGAGTCCCAGCTGGAGAAGGGGGAGGAGGTTAAAGGGGGCCTCCTGACGTCTCTGCTGATCAGTAAGGAGCTGTCTCTGGAGGAACTCTACGCCAACATGACGGAGATGCTCCTGGCCGGAGTGGATACGGTAAGTGCTTGTGTGGATGGGATGGGGCGGAGCTTGTTGTTTAACCACTTCACTCCCAATGTCCTCTTTCCAGACCTCGTTTACTCTGTCTTGGGCGACCTACCTCCTGGCCAAGAACCCTCAGATCCAGCAGTCCGTGTACAATGAGATTGTCCAGAACCTGGGGAAGGATGTTGTGCCCTccgcagaggatgtcccccgacTACCGCTAGTGAGAGCCGTGCTGAAGGAGACACTCAGGTGAGGGGGAGATGTTGTGCCCTGGATCAGTAGAACATTGAtctttggacatttgtggaccTTTGACAAATTCCCCT
This window contains:
- the LOC140075740 gene encoding uncharacterized protein isoform X4, whose protein sequence is MVLYYLKPLGPEYYQLGIQDRIQYPPTIKIYASLIIYLFLYPFSHLAGSLISPSRRSDLPGPSRSRKDGLLFFPLPGQKTKRVKPDDNKLKGLEQVHHLQTFPHGIGKICDPNHLHRLLHVHNRSARRLLSRPNSPIISKILKIFCPLSRGFCPTLSVSGSPLWDFISSKSVYKDHGGGGCFSETSRSIYHSLFRRPADCGKRQSRSHYSKRSYDTQAFRVGMVNKHPKVRSFSLHPQEIPWGNVRFHSSDVLSSSGESGRSETTRSLLQNEDFYINPRSHEDLGTPYSLSPISGLESKSFSHPTELDSEQLGSKTLRFGQEGHHPILSKKKFTVVVTEEEPGERGPLALSSTSHNCDRRKQCGLGSGLPFPLRPRSMDAFPIPEAIKLSRATGHLGSPKAKYTSPEKQPCTHFIRQHHSGVLLKKTGGDKIDNSFHLNTYDLLLGRGERALPLRNSPERSSKQGGRLPQQGTNFSQRMEHQSRGLHPFDKSVGNSSNRSLRHKEEYGMPSILHSGGRSTEGSTGCFQPPMGRTSFLCLSPYSLSGKGPQKNPYGPGKGDTDLSKLAKEELVSSVDIPDPAATSDTTLTERPVTPGTDSTSRPWTASANSLDPESEFLTSRGLSMAVVTTLKASRKKVTFAIYHKIWKKFVTFCGDNPPSQSNPNILQILDFLQKGLEQGLSTSTLKVQVSALGAFCDRPLAEHRSRLHSQGDIQISQSSRNHTTIFLRKPLH
- the LOC140075740 gene encoding uncharacterized protein isoform X2, with protein sequence MVLYYLKPLGPEYYQLGIQDRIQYPPTIKIYASLIIYLFLYPFSHLAGSLISPSRRSDLPGPSRSRKDGLLFFPLPGQKTKRVKPDDNKLKGLEQVHHLQTFPHGIGKICDPNHLHRLLHVHNRSARRLLSRPNSPIISKILKIFCPLSRGFCPTLSVSGSPLWDFISSKSVYKDHGGGGCFSETSRSIYHSLFRRPADCGKRQSRSHYSKRSYDTQAFRVGMVNKHPKVRSFSLHPQEIPWGNVRFHSSDVLSSSGESGRSETTRSLLQNEDFYINPRSHEDLGTPYSLSPISGLESKSFSHPTELDSEQLGSKTLRFGQEGHHPILSKKKFTVVVTEEEPGERGPLALSSTSHNCDRRKQCGLGSGLPFPLRPRSMDAFPIPEAIKLSRATGHLGSPKAKYTSPEKQPCTHFIRQHHSGVLLKKTGGDKIDNSFHLNTYDLLLGRGERALPLRNSPERSSKQGGRLPQQGTNFSQRMEHQSRGLHPFDKSVGNSSNRSLRHKEEYGMPSILHSGGRSTEGSTGCFQPPMGRTSFLCLSPYSLSGKGPQKNPYGPGKGDTDLSKLAKEELVSSVDIPDPAATSDTTLTERPVTPGTDSTSRPWTASANSLDPESEFLTSRGLSMAVVTTLKILDFLQKGLEQGLSTSTLKVQVSALGAFCDRPLAEHRWVKRFILASSRIRPQILRRVPTWDLKLVLDALSRPPFEPLDSANIKNLTLKTTLLVAVTTARRLGEIQAISIKEPYMRVLSDRIILTLDPGFIPKVTSRFHRAQEITLPSFCENPSTSREASWHLLDVRRIVLAYIKATESWRLDNNLFIQFQGKNKGRKASKTSIARWLKLAISTCYTQQGKETPTDLKAHSTRAMSTSWAEKRGASLEQICKAATWASSSTFIKHYRLDLPCSQDLSFGRKVLQAVIPP
- the LOC140075740 gene encoding uncharacterized protein isoform X1, yielding MVLYYLKPLGPEYYQLGIQDRIQYPPTIKIYASLIIYLFLYPFSHLAGSLISPSRRSDLPGPSRSRKDGLLFFPLPGQKTKRVKPDDNKLKGLEQVHHLQTFPHGIGKICDPNHLHRLLHVHNRSARRLLSRPNSPIISKILKIFCPLSRGFCPTLSVSGSPLWDFISSKSVYKDHGGGGCFSETSRSIYHSLFRRPADCGKRQSRSHYSKRSYDTQAFRVGMVNKHPKVRSFSLHPQEIPWGNVRFHSSDVLSSSGESGRSETTRSLLQNEDFYINPRSHEDLGTPYSLSPISGLESKSFSHPTELDSEQLGSKTLRFGQEGHHPILSKKKFTVVVTEEEPGERGPLALSSTSHNCDRRKQCGLGSGLPFPLRPRSMDAFPIPEAIKLSRATGHLGSPKAKYTSPEKQPCTHFIRQHHSGVLLKKTGGDKIDNSFHLNTYDLLLGRGERALPLRNSPERSSKQGGRLPQQGTNFSQRMEHQSRGLHPFDKSVGNSSNRSLRHKEEYGMPSILHSGGRSTEGSTGCFQPPMGRTSFLCLSPYSLSGKGPQKNPYGPGKGDTDLSKLAKEELVSSVDIPDPAATSDTTLTERPVTPGTDSTSRPWTASANSLDPESEFLTSRGLSMAVVTTLKASRKKVTFAIYHKIWKKFVTFCGDNPPSQSNPNILQILDFLQKGLEQGLSTSTLKVQVSALGAFCDRPLAEHRWVKRFILASSRIRPQILRRVPTWDLKLVLDALSRPPFEPLDSANIKNLTLKTTLLVAVTTARRLGEIQAISIKEPYMRVLSDRIILTLDPGFIPKVTSRFHRAQEITLPSFCENPSTSREASWHLLDGKNKGRKASKTSIARWLKLAISTCYTQQGKETPTDLKAHSTRAMSTSWAEKRGASLEQICKAATWASSSTFIKHYRLDLPCSQDLSFGRKVLQAVIPP
- the CYP27C1 gene encoding cytochrome P450 27C1; the encoded protein is MALLGGRPRAVWGLCTRGVHRTPSPGAAGQAVREEMGEGLVKSLKEMPGPSTITNLLEFFWRDGFSRIHEIQQKHIREYGRIFKSHFGPQFVVSIADRDMVAQVLRAERDAPQRANMESWQEYRDLRGRSTGLISAEGKKWLSMRSVLRQKILKPRDVFVFSGGVNEVVEDLIKRINYLRSQEDDGETVTNVNDLYFKYSMEAVATILYECRLGCLNQRVPQQTLEYIEALELMFSMFKTTMYAGAIPKWLRPFIPKPWEEFCRSWDGLFKFSQIHVDDKLKEIESQLEKGEEVKGGLLTSLLISKELSLEELYANMTEMLLAGVDTTSFTLSWATYLLAKNPQIQQSVYNEIVQNLGKDVVPSAEDVPRLPLVRAVLKETLRLFPVLPGNGRVMQDDMVIGGYLIPKGTQLALCHYSTSYDEDYFSAAEDFRPSRWLRHGHLDRVENFGSIPFGYGIRSCIGRRIAELEIHLALIQLLQKFQIKTSPKTQSVTAKTHGLLCPAGAINVRYVDRV
- the LOC140075740 gene encoding uncharacterized protein isoform X3 codes for the protein MVLYYLKPLGPEYYQLGIQDRIQYPPTIKIYASLIIYLFLYPFSHLAGSLISPSRRSDLPGPSRSRKDGLLFFPLPGQKTKRVKPDDNKLKGLEQVHHLQTFPHGIGESGRSETTRSLLQNEDFYINPRSHEDLGTPYSLSPISGLESKSFSHPTELDSEQLGSKTLRFGQEGHHPILSKKKFTVVVTEEEPGERGPLALSSTSHNCDRRKQCGLGSGLPFPLRPRSMDAFPIPEAIKLSRATGHLGSPKAKYTSPEKQPCTHFIRQHHSGVLLKKTGGDKIDNSFHLNTYDLLLGRGERALPLRNSPERSSKQGGRLPQQGTNFSQRMEHQSRGLHPFDKSVGNSSNRSLRHKEEYGMPSILHSGGRSTEGSTGCFQPPMGRTSFLCLSPYSLSGKGPQKNPYGPGKGDTDLSKLAKEELVSSVDIPDPAATSDTTLTERPVTPGTDSTSRPWTASANSLDPESEFLTSRGLSMAVVTTLKASRKKVTFAIYHKIWKKFVTFCGDNPPSQSNPNILQILDFLQKGLEQGLSTSTLKVQVSALGAFCDRPLAEHRWVKRFILASSRIRPQILRRVPTWDLKLVLDALSRPPFEPLDSANIKNLTLKTTLLVAVTTARRLGEIQAISIKEPYMRVLSDRIILTLDPGFIPKVTSRFHRAQEITLPSFCENPSTSREASWHLLDVRRIVLAYIKATESWRLDNNLFIQFQGKNKGRKASKTSIARWLKLAISTCYTQQGKETPTDLKAHSTRAMSTSWAEKRGASLEQICKAATWASSSTFIKHYRLDLPCSQDLSFGRKVLQAVIPP
- the LOC140075740 gene encoding uncharacterized protein isoform X5, with protein sequence MVLYYLKPLGPEYYQLGIQDRIQYPPTIKIYASLIIYLFLYPFSHLAGSLISPSRRSDLPGPSRSRKDGLLFFPLPGQKTKRVKPDDNKLKGLEQVHHLQTFPHGIGKICDPNHLHRLLHVHNRSARRLLSRPNSPIISKILKIFCPLSRGFCPTLSVSGSPLWDFISSKSVYKDHGGGGCFSETSRSIYHSLFRRPADCGKRQSRSHYSKRSYDTQAFRVGMVNKHPKVRSFSLHPQEIPWGNVRFHSSDVLSSSGESGRSETTRSLLQNEDFYINPRSHEDLGTPYSLSPISGLESKSFSHPTELDSEQLGSKTLRFGQEGHHPILSKKKFTVVVTEEEPGERGPLALSSTSHNCDRRKQCGLGSGLPFPLRPRSMDAFPIPEAIKLSRATGHLGSPKAKYTSPEKQPCTHFIRQHHSGVLLKKTGGDKIDNSFHLNTYDLLLGRGERALPLRNSPERSSKQGGRLPQQGTNFSQRMEHQSRGLHPFDKSVGNSSNRSLRHKEEYGMPSILHSGGRSTEGSTGCFQPPMGRTSFLCLSPYSLSGKGPQKNPYGPGKGDTDLSKLAKEELVSSVDIPDPAATSDTTLTERPVTPGTDSTSRPWTASANSLDPESEFLTSRGLSMAVVTTLKILDFLQKGLEQGLSTSTLKVQVSALGAFCDRPLAEHRSRLHSQGDIQISQSSRNHTTIFLRKPLH